The following coding sequences are from one Lolium rigidum isolate FL_2022 chromosome 6, APGP_CSIRO_Lrig_0.1, whole genome shotgun sequence window:
- the LOC124660585 gene encoding CMP-sialic acid transporter 3 isoform X2 yields the protein MSGEVECSVCHAKVAVPPAVSKAYHTHRTTVSSRQRALNVLLVSGDCVLAGLQPILVYMCKVDGKFKFSPVSVNFLTEITKVIFAIIMLFFQARRLKVGEKPLLTVSTFVQAARNNVLLAVPAFLYAINNYLKFTMQLYFNPATVKMLGNLKVLIIAVLLKVLLRRRFSTIQWEALALLLIGISVNQLKSLPEGSTALGLPVAAGAYMYTLFFITVPALASVYNEKALKSQFDTSIYLQHLFLYGYGAIFNFLGLVITAIIQGPSSFHILEGHSKATMFLICNNAAQGILSSFFFKYADTILKKYSSTIATIFTGVASAVLFGHTLTINFVLGISIVIISMHQYLSNQIKDQVPSSKIEMSDVEDHKLKESVYVKVDPVASEAKHRHGSDERQPLLPV from the exons ATGAGCGGGGAAGTGGAGTGCAGCGTGTGCCACGCCAAGGTGGCGGTGCCGCCGGCGGTGTCCAAGGCGTACCACACCCACCGGACCACCGTGTCGTCGCGGCAGCGCGCGCTCAACGTGCTCCTCGTCTCCGGCGACTGCGTCCTCGCCGGCCTACAG CCTATATTGGTCTACATGTGTAAAGTGGATGGGAAATTCAAATTTAGCCCAGTCAGTGTGAACTTTTTGACAGAGATTACAAAAGTTATCTTTGCCATCATCATGTTGTTCTTCCAG GCTAGGCGCCTAAAGGTGGGAGAGAAGCCACTTCTAACAGTTTCCACCTTTGTCCAG GCTGCTCGCAACAATGTTCTTCTTGCAGTTCCTGCTTTTCTCTATGCCATCAACAATTATTTGAAGTTTACAATGCAG TTATATTTTAACCCTGCGACAGTGAAAATGCTGGGTAATCTCAAG GTTCTGATAATCGCTGTACTGCTGAAAGTGTTATTGAGGAGGCGTTTTTCCACAATTCAG TGGGAAGCCCTTGCACTCTTGTTAATTGGAATATCCGTTAATCAGCTGAAATCACTGCCTGAAGGTTCGACTGCACTTGGTCTTCCCGTTGCAGCTGGGGCCTACATGTATACACTATTTTTT ATAACAGTTCCTGCATTGGCATCAGTTTACAACGAAAAGGCTCTGAAAAGCCAGTTTGATACGAGCATATATCTTCAG CACTTATTTCTGTACGGTTATGGTGCGATATTTAATTTCCTTGGGCTCGTGATCACTGCCATCATCCAAG GGCCTAGTAGCTTTCACATTCTGGAAGGGCATTCAAAAGCCACAATGTTTCTTATTTGCAATAATGCTGCACAGGGCATACTTTCGTCATTTTTCTTCAAATATGCAG ATACAATTTTGAAGAAGTACTCATCGACAATCGCCACAATATTTACGGGTGTTGCGTCTGCTGTACTGTTCGGTCATACTTTGACTATCAATTTTGTTCTTGGAATATCAATAGTAATTATATCTATGCATCAG TATCTTTCAAACCAAATTAAAGATCAAGTGCCAAGCAGCAAAATTGAGATGTCTGATGTGGAGGATCACAA ATTAAAGGAATCTGTATATGTCAAAGTTGACCCAGTGGCAAGTGAG GCTAAACACCGCCATGGATCTGATGAGAGGCAGCCACTTCTTCCTGTCTGA
- the LOC124660585 gene encoding CMP-sialic acid transporter 3 isoform X1 gives MSGEVECSVCHAKVAVPPAVSKAYHTHRTTVSSRQRALNVLLVSGDCVLAGLQPILVYMCKVDGKFKFSPVSVNFLTEITKVIFAIIMLFFQARRLKVGEKPLLTVSTFVQAARNNVLLAVPAFLYAINNYLKFTMQLYFNPATVKMLGNLKVLIIAVLLKVLLRRRFSTIQWEALALLLIGISVNQLKSLPEGSTALGLPVAAGAYMYTLFFITVPALASVYNEKALKSQFDTSIYLQHLFLYGYGAIFNFLGLVITAIIQGPSSFHILEGHSKATMFLICNNAAQGILSSFFFKYADTILKKYSSTIATIFTGVASAVLFGHTLTINFVLGISIVIISMHQYLSNQIKDQVPSSKIEMSDVEDHNRLKESVYVKVDPVASEAKHRHGSDERQPLLPV, from the exons ATGAGCGGGGAAGTGGAGTGCAGCGTGTGCCACGCCAAGGTGGCGGTGCCGCCGGCGGTGTCCAAGGCGTACCACACCCACCGGACCACCGTGTCGTCGCGGCAGCGCGCGCTCAACGTGCTCCTCGTCTCCGGCGACTGCGTCCTCGCCGGCCTACAG CCTATATTGGTCTACATGTGTAAAGTGGATGGGAAATTCAAATTTAGCCCAGTCAGTGTGAACTTTTTGACAGAGATTACAAAAGTTATCTTTGCCATCATCATGTTGTTCTTCCAG GCTAGGCGCCTAAAGGTGGGAGAGAAGCCACTTCTAACAGTTTCCACCTTTGTCCAG GCTGCTCGCAACAATGTTCTTCTTGCAGTTCCTGCTTTTCTCTATGCCATCAACAATTATTTGAAGTTTACAATGCAG TTATATTTTAACCCTGCGACAGTGAAAATGCTGGGTAATCTCAAG GTTCTGATAATCGCTGTACTGCTGAAAGTGTTATTGAGGAGGCGTTTTTCCACAATTCAG TGGGAAGCCCTTGCACTCTTGTTAATTGGAATATCCGTTAATCAGCTGAAATCACTGCCTGAAGGTTCGACTGCACTTGGTCTTCCCGTTGCAGCTGGGGCCTACATGTATACACTATTTTTT ATAACAGTTCCTGCATTGGCATCAGTTTACAACGAAAAGGCTCTGAAAAGCCAGTTTGATACGAGCATATATCTTCAG CACTTATTTCTGTACGGTTATGGTGCGATATTTAATTTCCTTGGGCTCGTGATCACTGCCATCATCCAAG GGCCTAGTAGCTTTCACATTCTGGAAGGGCATTCAAAAGCCACAATGTTTCTTATTTGCAATAATGCTGCACAGGGCATACTTTCGTCATTTTTCTTCAAATATGCAG ATACAATTTTGAAGAAGTACTCATCGACAATCGCCACAATATTTACGGGTGTTGCGTCTGCTGTACTGTTCGGTCATACTTTGACTATCAATTTTGTTCTTGGAATATCAATAGTAATTATATCTATGCATCAG TATCTTTCAAACCAAATTAAAGATCAAGTGCCAAGCAGCAAAATTGAGATGTCTGATGTGGAGGATCACAA CAGATTAAAGGAATCTGTATATGTCAAAGTTGACCCAGTGGCAAGTGAG GCTAAACACCGCCATGGATCTGATGAGAGGCAGCCACTTCTTCCTGTCTGA